The Eublepharis macularius isolate TG4126 chromosome 8, MPM_Emac_v1.0, whole genome shotgun sequence genome contains a region encoding:
- the RIOK2 gene encoding serine/threonine-protein kinase RIO2 isoform X1: MGKLNVALLRYLSRDHFRVLTAVEMGMKNHEIVPPSLIASIASLKHGGCNKILRELTKHKLLAYEQTKTVQGYRLTNGGYDYLALKTLSSRQVICSVGNQMGVGKESDIYIVANEEEEQLALKLHRLGRTSFRNLKNKRDYHKHRHKMSWLYLSRLAAMKEFAYMKALHDRKFPVPKPCDYNRHAVVMELVSGYPLCQVHQLEDPASLYNELMELIVKLANYGLIHGDFNEFNLMLDNEDRITMIDFPQMVSTSHPNAEWYFDRDVKCIRDFFMKRFSYESELYPTFKDIRKECSLDVEIAASGYTKEMQEDNELLYPAYLDDGSNKTEFSSSVQDAEGEMALCSGADQETEGDFAAEAEDRFTEDLEQTTEEDSTDESEQSLDMKELCSALQPVEGQNIAAADRAKAVSSIIDFSEDKRKIEKSTNIEAQGGQGEDPADKENEDECPDLVDLSTLNREFRPFRDNESLCHINDHRTRTTSVTSVGSAGSRSTIPPELVKQKIKRQLTKQQKAALRRRLQKGEANVYTKQHREHMHNIKSSVDAASFWG, encoded by the exons ATGGGGAAACTGAACGTCGCTTTGCTTCGGTACCTTTCACGGGACCATTTTCGGGTGCTGACTGCG GTGGAAATGGGTATGAAGAACCATGAAATAGTCCCTCCTAGCTTGATTGCTTCTATTGCCAGTTTAAAACATGGTGGGTGCAACAAAATTCTGCGAGAATTAACAAAGCACAAACTCTTGGCTTATGAACAAACCAAAA CTGTCCAAGGTTATCGGTTAACTAATGGAGGATATGAttaccttgccttgaaaactctttcTTCTCGACAAGTTATCTGTTCTGTTGGAAACCAAATGGGTGTTGGCAAAGAATCAG ATATTTATATTGTTGCTAACGAAGAAGAAGAGCAGCTTGCACTGAAGTTACATAGGCTCGGGAGGACATCCTTCcggaatttaaaaaacaaacggGACTACCACAAGCATAGGCACAAGATGTCATGGCTCTACCTGTCACGTCTTGCTGCTATGAAGGAATTTGCCTATATGAAG gCTTTACATGATAGAAAATTTCCTGTTCCAAAACCCTGTGACTACAATAGACATGCAGTAGTAATGGAACTTGTCAGTGGCTATCCTTT ATGTCAAGTGCATCAGCTTGAAGATCCTGCCTCACTATATAATGAGTTAATGGAATTAATTGTAAAACTTGCGAACTATGGCTTGAtccatggcgacttcaatgagtTCAATCTCATGCTGGATAACGAGGATCGGATCACAATGATTGATTTTCCGCAGATGGTGTCAACTTCTCACCCAAATGCTGAATG GTACTTTGACAGAGATGTGAAATGTATTCGTGATTTCTTCATGAAACGCTTCAGTTATGAAAGTGAACTTTATCCAACTTTCAAGGATATCAG GAAGGAATGTTCTCTTGATGTAGAAATAGCAGCCAGTGGTTACACTAAAGAAATGCAGGAAGATAATGAACTGCTttacccagcttaccttgatgaTGGGAGCAATAAAACTGAGTTTTCTTCATCTGTACAAGATGCTGAAGGGGAAATGGCATTATGTAGTGGAGCAGatcaagagacagaaggagactTTGCAGCTGAAGCAGAAGACAGATTCACTGAAGACTTGGAGCAAACCACTGAAGAAGACAGTACTGATGAAAGCGAGCAAAGTTTAGATATGAAGGAGCTTTGCTCTGCCTTACAACCAGTTGAAGGGCAAAATATTGCTGCAGCAGACAGGGCTAAAGCTGTAAGCTCTATAATTGATTTTTCAGAGGATAAAAGGAAAATTGAAAAATCCACCAATATTGAAGCTCAGGGAGGTCAAGGAGAAGATCCTGCTGACAAAGAGAATGAAGACGAATGCCCTGATCTGGTTGACTTGTCAACATTAAACAGAGAATTCAGGCCTTTCAG AGATAATGAGAGCTTGTGTCACATCAATGACCACAGAACAAGAACTACTAGCGTCACTTCAGTTGGTAGTGCTGGCAGTCGGTCAACAATTCCTCCA
- the RIOK2 gene encoding serine/threonine-protein kinase RIO2 isoform X2: MGKLNVALLRYLSRDHFRVLTAVEMGMKNHEIVPPSLIASIASLKHGGCNKILRELTKHKLLAYEQTKTVQGYRLTNGGYDYLALKTLSSRQVICSVGNQMGVGKESDIYIVANEEEEQLALKLHRLGRTSFRNLKNKRDYHKHRHKMSWLYLSRLAAMKEFAYMKALHDRKFPVPKPCDYNRHAVVMELVSGYPLCQVHQLEDPASLYNELMELIVKLANYGLIHGDFNEFNLMLDNEDRITMIDFPQMVSTSHPNAEWYFDRDVKCIRDFFMKRFSYESELYPTFKDIRKECSLDVEIAASGYTKEMQEDNELLYPAYLDDGSNKTEFSSSVQDAEGEMALCSGADQETEGDFAAEAEDRFTEDLEQTTEEDSTDESEQSLDMKELCSALQPVEGQNIAAADRAKAVSSIIDFSEDKRKIEKSTNIEAQGGQGEDPADKENEDECPDLVDLSTLNREFRPFRG; this comes from the exons ATGGGGAAACTGAACGTCGCTTTGCTTCGGTACCTTTCACGGGACCATTTTCGGGTGCTGACTGCG GTGGAAATGGGTATGAAGAACCATGAAATAGTCCCTCCTAGCTTGATTGCTTCTATTGCCAGTTTAAAACATGGTGGGTGCAACAAAATTCTGCGAGAATTAACAAAGCACAAACTCTTGGCTTATGAACAAACCAAAA CTGTCCAAGGTTATCGGTTAACTAATGGAGGATATGAttaccttgccttgaaaactctttcTTCTCGACAAGTTATCTGTTCTGTTGGAAACCAAATGGGTGTTGGCAAAGAATCAG ATATTTATATTGTTGCTAACGAAGAAGAAGAGCAGCTTGCACTGAAGTTACATAGGCTCGGGAGGACATCCTTCcggaatttaaaaaacaaacggGACTACCACAAGCATAGGCACAAGATGTCATGGCTCTACCTGTCACGTCTTGCTGCTATGAAGGAATTTGCCTATATGAAG gCTTTACATGATAGAAAATTTCCTGTTCCAAAACCCTGTGACTACAATAGACATGCAGTAGTAATGGAACTTGTCAGTGGCTATCCTTT ATGTCAAGTGCATCAGCTTGAAGATCCTGCCTCACTATATAATGAGTTAATGGAATTAATTGTAAAACTTGCGAACTATGGCTTGAtccatggcgacttcaatgagtTCAATCTCATGCTGGATAACGAGGATCGGATCACAATGATTGATTTTCCGCAGATGGTGTCAACTTCTCACCCAAATGCTGAATG GTACTTTGACAGAGATGTGAAATGTATTCGTGATTTCTTCATGAAACGCTTCAGTTATGAAAGTGAACTTTATCCAACTTTCAAGGATATCAG GAAGGAATGTTCTCTTGATGTAGAAATAGCAGCCAGTGGTTACACTAAAGAAATGCAGGAAGATAATGAACTGCTttacccagcttaccttgatgaTGGGAGCAATAAAACTGAGTTTTCTTCATCTGTACAAGATGCTGAAGGGGAAATGGCATTATGTAGTGGAGCAGatcaagagacagaaggagactTTGCAGCTGAAGCAGAAGACAGATTCACTGAAGACTTGGAGCAAACCACTGAAGAAGACAGTACTGATGAAAGCGAGCAAAGTTTAGATATGAAGGAGCTTTGCTCTGCCTTACAACCAGTTGAAGGGCAAAATATTGCTGCAGCAGACAGGGCTAAAGCTGTAAGCTCTATAATTGATTTTTCAGAGGATAAAAGGAAAATTGAAAAATCCACCAATATTGAAGCTCAGGGAGGTCAAGGAGAAGATCCTGCTGACAAAGAGAATGAAGACGAATGCCCTGATCTGGTTGACTTGTCAACATTAAACAGAGAATTCAGGCCTTTCAG GGGCTGA